The nucleotide window ACACAGGGGAACACTGGAGGAAGGGCACTATAATGAGGAAAAGTGCTGCAATGGGACAAAAATGCCAGCATCTGGGCAGAGTCAGTTCTCAAGAACcctgaggctcaggcaggagtACCCGAGGCTCATAAAGTCCACAATCCCCAGATGCGTTTGATTCTCATGTCACCTTCCCTTCTTTGTGCCTGCTTTTTTAAGTATCTTGGTCccaagtttttgttacatgaaagaCATTATGGAGTACTGAGAAATGAACTAAGAAACAGAAGGCTGCCTTCAGGCTGGCAGAAGTGGGGACAGTATGAGCCTAGATGACTTCAGGCCCAGAGTCAAGTCCCCAGCTCTGTCACTAGCCATGTGATCTTGAGCAATTTGCCAAGTGCTATGAGCCTCAggttgttcatctgtaaaatgggtttcaTAAATCCTGCCTTATAGGCCTGCTGGAATGTATGTAGTGTGAGTAAAGcatctggcacagtgcctggcatacattGGATGTTTATTGAATGGCAAAAATTTTGAATATGATTTTGACCCCAGACTCTCCCCTACACACTACATTCTCTgagatattgtgtgtgtgtgtgtgttcgtgatATCACGGACCTCTCAGAGAATATGCAGCACTCCAGGACATGACACACCAAATGGGCCAGAAGTGCCACTTTGTAAGTAAAACTCAGTAAATTTTCCCTATTAGTAGACACACTATTTTATTTGGATAGTGGGGGAGTTTTCCTCAGCTGGATGCAGCTCAAAGCTCCTAGGATTTAAGTCAGGGACTAACTCCTTTCATCCCTCCCACCTTCTCTTCCATACAAACcactattttcattcatttcagtaCCACCCAAAATCTAGCCCTCGCTCAGAGTTGGTTAAATTACAATCAAGGTCATCTAATTAAACATCCTTTCAATGGGGTGGGCTCTGGCTCTCGTAGGCCAGGGAAAACAGTGCCAGCCTAGAGGCTTCTGGGTACCACTTCAAGGGAGTATCGCCCTATTTTTCAGGAAATCCTTATAGATGATGTGCATGAACATTTAGTTCATGCACTTTTAAGACAAGGGCACAGGATACCTTCTATACCTGCCCAGGTGgaaatttctttctgctttatcCACCATCCAAAAGGAACTGCTAAAAGCAGTTTTGCATTATAGGTTTTTATCTTACCTGTGAGGCACTCTGTCTGAGAGTCTGGGCCCTGCCACCATCCagcttaatttaaaattaatttctgcaGAAGGATCTGCAACTTCCCAAAGCCCCAGACTGCCTTGGTTCAGGGTATTTACACTTACTCGCATCTGGAGTCCCACTTCCTTGCTCGTTAGGTCTTACTGGACATCTCACCATCTTCCCAGCTTATCCTAGAATCCCCactaacacagtgccttccaaAGAGCAGATGTTCAATTAATGTTTGGGGAATAAATGAGCCAGTGAACTGAAGATCTCATTTAATAAGATTTAATTTATTGTACATTCTAGAATAAGCCAAGAAAATAggtataaatctttaattttacaaaacaacAGACTAAAAGAGATACAGAAATCCTAGGATTAACCATTTCTTATGTTCTTCCTGTATTTATTGATCTCATTGGTTTGCTTGCTGGGCTCTTTCACATTTCTAAGGAAATTTTCACTCCAACGTTATGTTATCTTGTTCCAGATCACAAAATAAGATGGAAGTTTCCTCAATTTGTTTTACTTAATAGCAAAATTCTTATTCTTAAACCTGATACACAGCAATAAATGTGTGACCAATGTCTTTCATGAATCTAGATTCTGAAGCTAGTAAACTTTTTAagagaaacatttgaaaaataccaaaaagaaaaaaaataacaataaaatctgCAATCAGCCCTCCACTACTTAAAAACTTGACTACCCGCTTCAAACAGAATGAAGAATCTGCCCGAGACTTTACTCAGGGCAGAAGCTGCTGGACTTGGCCTTGGTGGCAATTTTAGCCTGAGCTCTCTCTTCTTCATCTCTCAAAGCTTCCTTATACAAGGCTGTGAAGGCAGTGGCTTCACTCCCACTCACCTTGGCGAAAAACTCCAGgacttttttcttgctggtttcaGCATAAGCCCTTGGGCCCCACAGGAATTCGTAGCTTGGAGGATCAGTGTTGGGCACTTGCCGGTACTCCAGGTATTTTTCCTGCACCAGATCTTTGGTGATGAGCTTCTTGCACTCCCCATAGATGAAATCCTTCCCCTCAGCATGCACCCCGATCGTATTCAGCACCTTCCAGATCTTCTCCTCAGGAGCACGGTTGCCTTCCATGAAGATCACGCCCAGGATAAGAATCAGGAGGCCGGTCTTCGGCATGCCCTCGTCATCACTCAGCCTTCCATCATAGGTGAGGTCTAGCATTTTGGTGAGCACATAAGAGCGGCTGATGGGATCCACTTTCTTCACCTCAATGCCAAAGACCATCTCCATGCATTCACAGGCTTTCATGAAGATCTCAGGGAAGTGATCTCTGTATTCTTTGATGACATTCTTCAGCATTTCTGCCTCTGTTACGGGCTCCTTTGTTGTATACTTGACACTCAGAAACTTCACCAACTCAGCCACCTTCTTCTCTAGCATGTTACTGAACAAGGACTCAGGATGTGGCAGGAACTGTGAGGTGCTTGGATCATTCTTTTCCTGGCTGCTGGAACCCTCTTCAGGTTGGCTCCATGGAGTGGCTTTCAtagtagaggaggaggaggctgtggcCTCCTCAGCTGCAGGAATTAGTGCACCTGCCAGGCCTTGTGCCTCTCTTTGGGCCTGAAGGCCTTGTTCATTCTTGCAGGGTTGACTCTTCTGGCTGTGAGGCATCATGATCTGCGTTGGAGAAGCCAGAAGGAATGTGAGCAGGAGATGGGTGATGGAGCCAACTGgcctgagagagagaggaagagtgtGAGAAACTTAACCTTGTCAGTTCTGATAAAGGCTGTCTCAACAGGTCCTCCCTTAGTTCTCTAGGGCCTCACAggtcttctcctgtcctcctggtCAGCCTGTCCCCTAGCAACCTGTATGAGGATGTGAAAAAGTTCCTCAGGGTGCAGCCAGCCGGCAGAGCATGAGACTTCTAGGGATGACAGTAGGGTGGGTGGGGCTGGATGCTGTGGGGTTCCCTCTGTTCTGGGGGGTAGGGCCCTTGGTATACATTTGGGGTATGTACCTTACCTTGACTCCTAGCACTGCCTGAGCCTCTTCTGCTCTGTGACCTGAGGAGATCTGGCCCAGACCAAGGTCCTCAGCTCTAATTCCTGGAGCCCCTGTAAAAGTAATTGAGAGGGTCTCTCAAGCTTCAGACTAAAATTACAGCCTCAGTTCCCCCAGGGATGACAGGTGGTCAAGGACTCTGTGAGGATTCCACAGTTCTGAAGTAGATCCTCCCCTGGGTCCAATCATGGCAAACAGCAGGACAGGGATGGGTTAGGCACATTTGTTCTTGTGTAGGGGGTGCCCTCCACCCTCAAATTGACTCCTGGCAGGGCCTGAGACTTCTCTCTCTATTGAACTGAGTCCAGTCCCTGGAGACCACCAGGTGGGAGTAAGGGGGCACCACATTTGGACATCATATGTCAAggcctcccagggcaggggcagtaCAGGGCAGGGGCCCCAATTCTTCAAGGGGAGAGGGAGATTCCCTCAAACCTCAGTCAGGGTCTTCACCATGACTCCTGGCAGAGGCTGGGTCTCTTCCCTGGGCTGACCAGATGTAGCTACCTCTGCTGACATGAAGTTGCTCCCTTAGACCTtcacttccttgagatcaatgaaacaaaagtgaGGAAGTGCCACATATAGCCACCCCTGCCCAGGATCTCCTAGTGCTGACAGCAGGAGCTGGACCCAATATGTCCTTGGCTGGTGGGCACATTCAGTTATCCCTCAGAGTCCTCACCTCCATTCTCAACAGGGCCTCtggtggcctggggctggcccTCTCAGACAAAGGCCTTCACCTCCCTGAGACTCCCAGGCCAGCTGGAAATGAGGGGAGACTCAGAAAGACCTTCCTGGGTGCTGCCAGGGCTGACAATAGGGGTGGGACAAGTTTCTTTGGGGACCCCTTTGTTTGGAGTAAGAGTTAGCCTCAATCCCCCCAAAGGCATTCACATTTACTCCTGACAGGGCCAGCATTCCTTCCCTTCTTCTGTCTTGAGGATACCTTCTTCAAGTCAAGGCTTCCATCCACCAGACATTCCAGACAAGGAAGTGAGGGAAGTGGAAGGGGTTAGAGGGGAGGTGCCGGTGCCTAATAGTCCTACTGAGGGTCTCCCAGGACTGGCAGCAGGAACAGGATAGGGCTGGGGCCCCTCTATTTGCAGTTGGAGGTCCTCTAGGGACGTTCTCAGAGTCCTCACCTTGACTCCTGTCAGGGCTGGGGCTACTCCTTCTGTTGGCCTGAGGCTGCACCCATCAGACCTAGGACCTTAACTCACTGAGACCACCAAGAAGGGAGTGAAGCAGGGCCTCAGCCTGACAGGACTAAATAATGTCTGTCAGGGCTCTAAGCAGGGTCAGGGCAGATACCTATGGAGCTCCCTCTGGGTTCTGCACTGGGGGTATATTTATACCCTACATGGCCTGCAACCCATATTTTTTGCTGGCTTGAGGATGCTTCCCTTATACCAAGGCCCCTATCTCCTAGAGAAGCCACACAAAAACGTGATGCGGGTGGAGGGGGCATCCCTGCCTTATAGCCAAGCCTTAGGCCTCTCAGAGAGGGGGCAGGTTTCTGTGGCTCCCTCTCTATCTGTGATGGGATGTCCTCTCAGCCCTACCTAAGGGTCCATGCCTTTATTTCTGGCAAGGCCTGGGGCTCCTCCCTCTGATGAGCAGAGACCTGGCACTTCGGACCAAGGCCCTCACATCCCTAAAACTCCCTATCTGGATATGATACAAGAGAAAGAGGAGGCTTAGCATGACAGCATTTCCTGAAATCCCCGGGGCTGACAGCAGAAATGCAGGGTGAATTTCTGTGGAGATTCCCCAAGGTTCCATAGTGGGGTACCCTCAGTCCTATGCAAGCTCATTATATTTACTCCTGACAGGACTTGCACTGCCTCTCTTCTGCTGAACTGAGAATATGGCCCTCAAGCCACAGTCGCGCTCTCTCTGAGACCGCCAACAAGGAAGTGAGGAGGACTGGGGAAGGTGGCTCTACTTAACTACCCTGTCCCGGGCCTTTCAGGGCTGACAGAAAGGGAAGGTTTCAATGTCTGCTGGGAGGTCCTCTCAGGCCTCTATACGGCTTCTCACCTTGACGTCTAGCACTGCCTCGTTCTCTTCCCTCAGCTGACTTGAATCTACACCCCTCAAATAAAGCCTCATTTCCtcagtctccaaaaaaaattagccaggcctgtagtcccagctactcgggaggctgaggcagtaggattgcttgagcccaggagtttgaggttactgtgagctaggctgacgccacggcactctaccccgggcgacagagtgagactctgtctcaaaagaaaaaaaaaaaaaaaaagaagtccagaTACACCACATCTGGCGACCCCAGGGGCGGGGAGCTCGGACCCCCTCTCTCTGTAGTGGGAGGTCTCCACTGTCTTTTTTTAGGGTCCTTACCTTAATATCTGTCAGGGCACCTCAGAGGAAACCTCTCGCCTCCCTCAGACCCCAAAGATGGAAGTCCGGATACACCACGTCAGGGAACGCTGCCTGGGGCTTCCCAGGGCAGGCAGCAGGAGCAGGGTGACAACAAAAGTGTGTGGTGGAAGGTCCTTTTACTCCTCCCTCCAGGTCCTCACTCTGAAGCCTGATTGGTTGTGGGATTCTTCCTTCTGCTTAGTTAAGCGCCCTCGGCGGAAGGCTCCTCTCCGTGAGTCTGCCAAAATGGAAGTCAAGATGCACCACATCCGGGCATTCTGCCTGGTGTTTCTGGGGGCTGACAATAGGGGTAGGATGGGTCTTAGCTCAGCGCCGTTCCCTTGATTTGTGTATCGACTGAGACCACACTTAACTCTCTAAGACCACCAAATTGGTGGGGTGTCAGCCTGACTGGCCTGTACAAGGGGCTACTAGAATTGACAGCAGGGGCGGGTAGGTTTCTGTGGGATTCTCTCAGTTCTGGGTTGGGGATTATCatcagttcttttaaaaagtgttcttatTTTCCCCTAAAAGGACCTGCGTTCCCTGCTTTTCAAGACCCCCATGTCCCTGAGGCGCCCTCTACAGGACTGCAAAGGTTGTGAGTGGTGGCTCCTTTTCCTGGCAGCCCTGCCTGCGACCTTCCTAGGCTGACCACAGGATCTCGTTTACTATGGGGCCCCCTCCGACGGTGGGAGGTTAAATCAGCCCTCAATAAGGCTCCTCACCTTGAAGCAGGGCCTAGGACTCCTGCCTTTGCTGACCTGAATCCTGCCCCTTGGAGCAAGACTCTCACTTCCCTGAAAACCTCTCCCCTTTTTCAGTGGAAGTCGGGGTCTGGTGGGAGTCAGGGTCTGCCACCTCTGGTCATGATACCCCTAAGGCCTTCTAAGGCTAACAACTGGGGCAGAACGGGCCTAGGGCCCAGTCTCTTCTATGGTGGAGGTTCTATTTCGTCCTCCCTCGGGATCATCACCTTGACTCCGGAAACAGttggcctcctccctctgcagaTCTGAGTCCTTTACCTCCCCTTTTTGAGACCTCTGAATTGGAAATAAGGAGTGTTTTTAGACTGACAGTCCAGCCTGGGGTCTCCCATGATTTACATGGGTATATCAGGAGTGGAGTGGGATTCTGTGTGGTCTCTCTGTTCTGAGGTGGGTgtattcccctcccccactcttgAGAGTCTTCATCTTGGGTCCTGGCTCTTTGATTGAATGCTCCGTAAGAGATGCCACCTCTCTGCCAGCTCTGAGCATTTGCGCAGCTGCAACTCTTGCACAGAATGGTTTCGGGTCCCAGGCTAGGTACTAGAAGAAGGGAGAGCAGCAGTGCCCATGACAAATAGTGGCCTATCACAGAAGCAACACACCTTCCCATGGAGTGTCTTCACCAGACAGACTTAGACTTTGGAAACCTTTTGTTCTAAAAGATTTATTTGCTACAGAGAAGAGGCTGAGCAGCATGATTGATTTTGGAAGCccctactctttttttcttttttgttaggaCTTCAAAAAAGTAGTTAAATCTGCTACACTTTATGACATTTTATAGCCAATGCAGTTTTCAAAAGAATTAACTTTCTAGAGCAGTTCTAGGTTCATAGAAAAACTGAGACAGAGGCACAGAGTTCCCATAAACCCCTAACCCCCCCCACATGTACACCCTCCCCTATTATCAACatctcccaccagagtggtatatttgttacaattgatgaacctgcTTTAGCACATTATTATCACcccaagtccatagtttacattagaattcactcttggtgttgtacattctatagatttggacaaatgcataatgacatgtattcaccattgttgtatcatacagaatagtttcactgccctagaattcctctgtgctccacctattcatccctcccccgcccccccagcccctggcaaccactgatctttttattgtctccatagttttaccttttccagaatatcatatagttggaatcatatagtatgtagccttttcagattggcttctttcacttaataatatgcatttaagtttcttccatgtgttttcatggcttgatagctcatttctttttagcactgaataatattgtgttgtctggatgtgccacagtttctttatccattcatctcctAAATGACATCTTGTTGCTTCCGAActctggcaattatgaataaagctgccataaacatctTTGCGCAGgttttgtgtggatgtaagttttcaactcctttgggtaaatacccaggagtgcaattgctggattatatggtaagcgtatgtttagttttgtaagaaactgcaaaactatCTTCcgaagtggctgtaccattttgccttCTCACCAGCAATGAGAGAAAATTCCTGTTATTTCATATCCTCATCAGTATTTTGTGTTgccagtgttctggattttggccattctattaataatagatgtgtagtggttatctcattgttttaatttgcattttcctgaggACAAATGATATagagtatcttttcttttctttttttttttttttttttgcacttaacCACTaaatctttattgaatttttattataacagcAATACAATATTAGTAAATAGAGAGAAATACAGAGTAAAGAGAATATAGCAATATAGTTTGAAGAAGGGGTAAGGAGAGAAggcaaggtgggggaggggttctGGCAAGGGTGTTTATTCATCACTTTCCTATACCTTCCACGAATATTTACCATCTATCATGATCAATTTCATTCCAGCAAAAATTTCTCAAAGGATGCCTATCCATCTATCTAAGGCCTCTATTAAAGTATTAATCCAATCACCTTTGAACTTTCTCCCACTAGGGTTTTATCCATGTCCAATTCACTTTAAATGGGTTGATCTCCCTGCAGTTCCCCCCGAGTTTATTTGGAATCTGATTAAATCATGTGAAGTATTACAGTGAACTTACAGGTGCACAAAATAAGAGGGGCACATCTATATGGTGCAGTTTGGAATTCTGGTTAAGTTTGCAGGTACCTCTtggagtatcttttcatatggttGTTTGCTATCTTtgtgtcttctttggtgagatacTTGTTTAGGTCTTTggctcattttaattaattaattaatttattttatgtaaaaatattaaggggttacaaatgtttttgttacatggcttgagtcaggactataaatgtgcccatcatccaaatagtgttcattgtgcccattaggtgggtttttgcccctcctttcttcccttctcccctctgcttgatttccaatcacttttacttccctctgtgcacttgtgtccCCATTagttagttctaatttattagagtacatgtggtgtttatttttccattcttgagatactttgcataggataatggtttccaattacttccaaattgctgcaaaaggcattaattcatcctttttatggctgagtagtactccatagtatacatataccacattttgttaatccactcatgaactgatgggcacttgggttgattccagatcttcgcaattgtgaattgtgctctttgacccatttttaaatcaagttgttgttttattttatgtttgattttttaataattctttgtatattttggataatagtcttttatcagatatatctttcacaaatatttttccccagtctgtggcttatcttttcgtTATATTGAGAAGTCTTTTGAGGTTAACATTGCATTATCCAGTGCaatgattttcagtttttaaccctcatttataatatgaaatgtattttacGTTTCTACCAAGTGTATGTGtagaatatatacacatgtgtgtgatatatatatatatatatatatgtatatatgtaaaatgaaagaatatctaCACTATGTGTGATTTACTGTGATACTTGctattttatttctagttcattgttttttgtttgtttgttttgagacagagtattgctctgtcaccagggctagagtgccgtggtgtcagcctagttcacagcaacctcaaactcctgggctcaaacaatacTCCTgtttcagcttcccaagtagctgggactacaggtgtgcaccatcatgcccagttaattttttctatttttagtagagataggtcTCTCtttagctcaggctggtcttgaactcctgacctcaagggatcctcctgccttggcctcccagagtgctgggattacaggcctgagccaccgcacccaggtTAGTTCATTCTTTATatactgttaaaatattaaatttttagaaagaccAGTTCTCT belongs to Eulemur rufifrons isolate Redbay chromosome 30, OSU_ERuf_1, whole genome shotgun sequence and includes:
- the LOC138378853 gene encoding putative MAGE domain-containing protein MAGEA13P; translation: MPHSQKSQPCKNEQGLQAQREAQGLAGALIPAAEEATASSSSTMKATPWSQPEEGSSSQEKNDPSTSQFLPHPESLFSNMLEKKVAELVKFLSVKYTTKEPVTEAEMLKNVIKEYRDHFPEIFMKACECMEMVFGIEVKKVDPISRSYVLTKMLDLTYDGRLSDDEGMPKTGLLILILGVIFMEGNRAPEEKIWKVLNTIGVHAEGKDFIYGECKKLITKDLVQEKYLEYRQVPNTDPPSYEFLWGPRAYAETSKKKVLEFFAKVSGSEATAFTALYKEALRDEEERAQAKIATKAKSSSFCPE